In Populus trichocarpa isolate Nisqually-1 chromosome 7, P.trichocarpa_v4.1, whole genome shotgun sequence, the following proteins share a genomic window:
- the LOC7478004 gene encoding elongation of fatty acids protein 3-like, which produces MITQTLIYYLSQHPSIVTFRWSHIQSWGSTWSFLLTSIAFYLTFCALVHLFLQIFIKRGRTVPLGPIPAAYSLFMALISVVIFSGILLSTAAEIQETRWFWRRSKTPFQWLLCFPLGTRPSGRVFFWSYMYYLSRYLHMFRTFFTILRLRKLVSFQLVNNSILTFMSFLWLEFSQSFQVLAILIATLVYSIIYGYRFWTAVGLPSACFPFVLNCQIVLLGCNVACHVGVLSLHFMKGGCNGIGAWWFNSVLNGAILFLFLNFYVKMYLGKRKEVISEALEEPEMMKVKDK; this is translated from the coding sequence ATGATCACTCAAACACTAATCTACTATCTCTCCCAACACCCCTCTATAGTTACTTTCCGATGGAGCCACATCCAATCATGGGGCTCCACTTGGTCTTTTCTCTTGACCTCCATAGCCTTTTATCTAACGTTTTGCGCATTAGTCCATCTGTTCTTACAAATCTTTATTAAACGTGGCCGTACTGTCCCTCTCGGTCCAATCCCAGCCGCGTACAGCCTCTTTATGGCCTTAATCTCCGTCGTCATTTTCTCCGGGATCCTCCTCTCAACCGCCGCTGAGATCCAAGAAACGCGGTGGTTTTGGCGTAGATCAAAAACCCCGTTTCAATGGCTTCTTTGTTTCCCTCTGGGAACTCGTCCTTCAGGCCGTGTCTTTTTCTGGTCTTACATGTACTACTTGTCACGATATCTCCACATGTTCCGAACCTTTTTCACAATCCTGAGGTTACGTAAGCTGGTTTCTTTCCAGCTTGTCAACAATTCTATACTGACCTTCATGTCCTTTTTATGGCTTGAATTCTCCCAATCCTTTCAAGTGCTGGCGATTCTAATAGCAACTTTGGTGTACTCTATTATTTACGGGTACAGATTCTGGACAGCGGTTGGTTTGCCAAGtgcttgttttccttttgtGTTGAATTGCCAGATTGTGCTGTTGGGATGCAATGTTGCTTGCCATGTTGGGGTGCTTTCGCTGCATTTTATGAAAGGTGGGTGTAATGGGATTGGGGCATGGTGGTTCAATTCCGTGCTCAATGGGGCTATCTTGTTCCTGTTTTTGAACTTCTATGTCAAGATGTATTTGGGGAAGAGGAAGGAGGTAATAAGCGAGGCCTTGGAGGAGCCAGAGATGATGAAAGTTAAAGATAAATAA
- the LOC7478003 gene encoding uncharacterized protein LOC7478003 — protein MESGFAESTSVPPERSSYSSNNGNDAGDFECNICFELARDPIVTLCGHLYCWPCLYQWLHLHSHSHECPVCKAIIQEEKLVPLYGRGNSQSDPRSKSYPGIDIPSRPSGQRPETAPPPDANNSPNFGFGMAGGYMPTAAARSGNFTFSTAFGGLSHFPSFFNVQFQGFPDATVYGTTSGFPYGFHGFHGFHGHHAHRFPPATIRGQRADNVLKNLFFLIGFLVVIALLWW, from the coding sequence ATGGAAAGTGGATTTGCAGAATCGACAAGTGTGCCGCCAGAAAGGTCGTCTTACTCGAGCAATAATGGCAATGATGCTGGTGATTTTGAATGCAATATTTGCTTTGAATTAGCTCGAGACCCGATTGTAACTCTTTGTGGTCATCTCTATTGTTGGCCTTGTCTGTACCAATGGTTACACCTCCACTCGCATTCCCATGAATGCCCAGTTTGCAAGGCCATCATACAAGAGGAGAAACTGGTTCCTCTTTATGGTAGAGGGAATTCACAGTCTGACCCTCGATCTAAATCGTATCCGGGGATTGATATTCCCAGTCGCCCATCTGGACAAAGGCCGGAAACTGCCCCTCCTCCGGATGCCAATAATTCACCCAATTTTGGGTTCGGGATGGCGGGAGGATATATGCCAACGGCCGCTGCAAGGAGTGGTAACTTTACTTTTTCAACTGCTTTTGGCGGTCTGTCTCATTTCCCGTCTTTTTTTAATGTCCAGTTTCAAGGGTTCCCAGATGCTACTGTCTACGGAACAACATCTGGATTTCCGTATGGATTTCATGGTTTTCACGGTTTTCACGGCCACCATGCACACCGGTTCCCTCCAGCTACTATTCGAGGGCAGCGGGCCgataatgttttgaaaaatctcttctttttaatcggttttttggtgGTCATCGCCCTGCTCTGGTGGTAA
- the LOC7473144 gene encoding probable galacturonosyltransferase-like 1 encodes MFKLGLKSPPPSSSPHHLLPILLLSIIIINSTATATANGKGFKEAPQFYNSPSCPSISTQDMCSQQAVHVAMTLDFPYLRGTMAAIFSILQHSSCPENIRFHFISSPSSTHLHETITSSFPYLRSQIYSFDTNPVSGLISTSIRSALDSPLNYARNYLANILPPCVPKVVYLDSDLVLVDDIASLAATPLGTGTVLAAPEYCNANFTTYFTPTFWANPMLSLTFSGRNACYFNTGVMVIDLERWREGDYTTKIVEWMELQKRMRIYELGSLPPFLLVFAGNIAAVDHKWNQHGLGGDNFRGLCRNLHPGPVSLLHWSGKGKPWVRLDANRPCPLDALWAPYDLLRTPFALES; translated from the coding sequence ATGTTCAAACTAGGACTAAAATCACCTCCACCATCATCCTCACCACACCACCTCCTCCCCATCCTACTCCTCTCTATAATCATAATCAATTCCACCGCCACAGCCACCGCCAATGGTAAAGGATTCAAAGAAGCCCCACAATTCTACAACTCTCCATCATGTCCTTCAATCTCTACACAAGACATGTGCTCACAACAAGCAGTGCATGTGGCCATGACTCTTGACTTTCCTTATCTCCGCGGCACTATGGCAGCTATTTTTTCCATCCTCCAACACTCTTCCTGCCCGGAAAACATTCGTTTCCACTTCATTTCCTCCCCCTCCTCTACCCACCTCCATGAAACCATTACCTCCTCCTTCCCTTACCTCCGTTCCCAAATCTACTCTTTCGATACCAACCCCGTCTCCGGCCTCATCTCCACCTCCATCCGCTCGGCCCTTGACTCTCCTCTTAACTATGCTCGCAATTATCTAGCCAACATCCTCCCTCCTTGCGTCCCAAAAGTCGTCTACTTGGACTCCGATTTAGTCCTAGTAGACGACATTGCATCACTAGCAGCTACACCTCTCGGTACCGGAACAGTGTTAGCAGCACCAGAATATTGTAATGCTAACTTTACCACATACTTTACGCCCACATTCTGGGCAAACCCTATGCTTTCCTTAACATTTTCCGGACGCAATGCCTGTTATTTTAACACAGGAGTGATGGTCATTGATTTAGAGAGATGGAGAGAAGGAGATTACACAACAAAAATAGTTGAATGGATGGAGCTTCAAAAGAGGATGAGGATTTACGAGCTGGGTTCGTTGCCTCCGTTCTTGTTAGTTTTTGCAGGGAATATTGCTGCCGTGGATCATAAATGGAATCAACATGGTCTTGGTGGGGATAATTTCAGAGGTCTTTGTAGGAATTTGCATCCTGGTCCGGTTAGTCTTTTGCATTGGAGTGGTAAAGGGAAGCCTTGGGTTCGCTTAGATGCCAACAGGCCATGCCCTTTAGATGCATTATGGGCTCCTTACGATCTCTTGCGGACACCGTTTGCTCTTGAATCTTAG
- the LOC18101206 gene encoding uncharacterized protein LOC18101206 isoform X1, producing MSLAYCVKEQKPCVRWVEKYFKDCLCSLKDEFSFTFGLISLVCWGVAEIPQIITNFRTKSSHGVSLAFLLTWVAGDIFNLVGCLLEPATLPTQYYTAVLYTTSTVVLVLQGLYYDHVYRWCRCRKTKDNQQVDDDQDPLKPKSADRSGISIPKASPRATPRRDFYYMSARSLAGSNTPPFRSYLRAAKSGPSAVGLDNESSSDDEAAAPVSVSNTVSQPRPIPRSAGYGTFLATSLNLPLQSKALTQAYIGYTGRRLLHEGGGTDHSAFGQWLGWLMAAIYMGGRIPQIWLNIKRGSVEGLNPLMFVFALVANLTYVLSIVARTTEWDSIKPNMPWLLDAAVCVALDFFIILQYIYYRYFLEKRVDHEECYYGDYVDASKAAIS from the exons ATGTCTCTAGCTTACTGTGTTAAGGAACAGAAACCTTGTGTTCGCTGGGTAGAGAAGTACTTCAAGGATTGCCTTTGCAGTCTAAAAGATGAGTTCTCTTTCACTTTTGGGCTCATTAGTCTAGTGTGTTGGGGAGTTGCAGAAATCCCTCAAATCATCACCAACTTTCGCACAAAGTCCAGCCATGGAGTTTCTCTTGCTTTTCTCCTCACTTGGGTTGCCGG AGACATCTTTAATCTGGTGGGCTGCTTACTGGAGCCAGCAACG TTGCCAACCCAATATTACACTGCTGTG CTCTACACAACAAGTACTGTAGTACTAGTGTTGCAGGGTCTATACTACGATCATGTCTACAGGTGGTGTAGATGCAGGAAAACCAAAGATAATCAACAA GTTGATGATGACCAAGACCCATTGAAGCCCAAGTCAGCTGATCGTTCAGGCATTTCCATACCCAAGGCTTCTCCAAGAGCAACCCCTCGTagagatttttattatat GTCAGCTAGATCTTTGGCCGGTAGTAATACTCCACCATTTAGAAGTTACCTTAGGGCAGCCAAAAGTGGTCCATCAGCTGTGGGACTTGACAATGAATCATCCTCAGATGATGAGGCTGCAGCCCCAGTTTCGGTTAGTAACACTGTTAGTCAGCCTAGACCAATTCCACGATCG GCTGGCTATGGAACATTTCTTGCTACATCCCTCAACTTGCCTCTGCAAAGCAAGGCTTTGACACAAGCCTACATTGGATACACTGGACGAAGACTTTTACAT GAAGGTGGCGGCACGGATCACAGTGCGTTTGGACAATGGTTGGGATGGCTAATGGCAGCTATCTACATGGGTGGCCGGATCCCCCAAATATGGTTAAAT ATTAAAAGAGGGAGTGTTGAG GGCTTGAATCCTCTCATGTTCGTCTTTGCGTTGGTGGCCAACCTCACTTATGTGCTAAG TATTGTTGCTAGAACCACTGAGTGGGATAGCATCAAACCGAATATGCCATGGTTGCTGGATGCTGCAGTCTGCGTGGCGCTCGACTTTTTT ATCATTTTGCAGTACATTTACTACCGATACTTCCTCGAGAAAAGGGTGGACCATGAAGAATGCTACTACGGAGACTACGTGGATGCTAGTAAAGCTGCTATTTCTTGA
- the LOC18101206 gene encoding probable vacuolar amino acid transporter YPQ3 isoform X2 yields the protein MSLAYCVKEQKPCVRWVEKYFKDCLCSLKDEFSFTFGLISLVCWGVAEIPQIITNFRTKSSHGVSLAFLLTWVAGDIFNLVGCLLEPATLYTTSTVVLVLQGLYYDHVYRWCRCRKTKDNQQVDDDQDPLKPKSADRSGISIPKASPRATPRRDFYYMSARSLAGSNTPPFRSYLRAAKSGPSAVGLDNESSSDDEAAAPVSVSNTVSQPRPIPRSAGYGTFLATSLNLPLQSKALTQAYIGYTGRRLLHEGGGTDHSAFGQWLGWLMAAIYMGGRIPQIWLNIKRGSVEGLNPLMFVFALVANLTYVLSIVARTTEWDSIKPNMPWLLDAAVCVALDFFIILQYIYYRYFLEKRVDHEECYYGDYVDASKAAIS from the exons ATGTCTCTAGCTTACTGTGTTAAGGAACAGAAACCTTGTGTTCGCTGGGTAGAGAAGTACTTCAAGGATTGCCTTTGCAGTCTAAAAGATGAGTTCTCTTTCACTTTTGGGCTCATTAGTCTAGTGTGTTGGGGAGTTGCAGAAATCCCTCAAATCATCACCAACTTTCGCACAAAGTCCAGCCATGGAGTTTCTCTTGCTTTTCTCCTCACTTGGGTTGCCGG AGACATCTTTAATCTGGTGGGCTGCTTACTGGAGCCAGCAACG CTCTACACAACAAGTACTGTAGTACTAGTGTTGCAGGGTCTATACTACGATCATGTCTACAGGTGGTGTAGATGCAGGAAAACCAAAGATAATCAACAA GTTGATGATGACCAAGACCCATTGAAGCCCAAGTCAGCTGATCGTTCAGGCATTTCCATACCCAAGGCTTCTCCAAGAGCAACCCCTCGTagagatttttattatat GTCAGCTAGATCTTTGGCCGGTAGTAATACTCCACCATTTAGAAGTTACCTTAGGGCAGCCAAAAGTGGTCCATCAGCTGTGGGACTTGACAATGAATCATCCTCAGATGATGAGGCTGCAGCCCCAGTTTCGGTTAGTAACACTGTTAGTCAGCCTAGACCAATTCCACGATCG GCTGGCTATGGAACATTTCTTGCTACATCCCTCAACTTGCCTCTGCAAAGCAAGGCTTTGACACAAGCCTACATTGGATACACTGGACGAAGACTTTTACAT GAAGGTGGCGGCACGGATCACAGTGCGTTTGGACAATGGTTGGGATGGCTAATGGCAGCTATCTACATGGGTGGCCGGATCCCCCAAATATGGTTAAAT ATTAAAAGAGGGAGTGTTGAG GGCTTGAATCCTCTCATGTTCGTCTTTGCGTTGGTGGCCAACCTCACTTATGTGCTAAG TATTGTTGCTAGAACCACTGAGTGGGATAGCATCAAACCGAATATGCCATGGTTGCTGGATGCTGCAGTCTGCGTGGCGCTCGACTTTTTT ATCATTTTGCAGTACATTTACTACCGATACTTCCTCGAGAAAAGGGTGGACCATGAAGAATGCTACTACGGAGACTACGTGGATGCTAGTAAAGCTGCTATTTCTTGA
- the LOC7478001 gene encoding probable calcium-binding protein CML41, translating to METERASKSSKWFSNKGLRLSLHRRRSKSSSTSSSPNSPMSPCTPKKDSTKEDELREVFRCFDSDGDGRISALELRAYFGSIGEYMSHEEAQLAINDLDADQDNLLDFQDFLRLMKREANDNTDDLKMAFEMFEMEKGSGYITPKGLQRMLRRLGDAKSYDECVAMIQVFDIDGNGVLDFYEFNQMMA from the coding sequence ATGGAAACTGAAAGAGCTTCAAAATCTTCCAAGTGGTTCTCTAACAAGGGTCTTAGGTTAAGCCTCCATCGTCGTAGATCAAAGTCTAGCTCAACATCAAGTTCCCCTAACTCTCCTATGTCTCCATGTACACCAAAAAAAGATAGCACTAAAGAAGATGAGCTTAGAGAAGTTTTTCGTTGTTTCGATAGTGATGGTGATGGAAGGATCTCAGCCCTAGAACTTAGGGCATACTTTGGATCCATAGGGGAGTACATGTCACATGAAGAGGCACAGTTGGCGATCAATGATCTCGATGCAGACCAGGACAACTTGTTGGACTTCCAGGATTTTTTGAGGCTAATGAAGAGGGAGGCTAATGATAATACTGATGATCTCAAAATGGCCTTTGAAATGTTCGAAATGGAGAAGGGATCGGGATACATAACCCCTAAGGGCTTGCAAAGGATGCTGCGTCGTCTAGGAGATGCGAAGTCGTACGATGAGTGCGTGGCCATGATTCAGGTTTTTGATATTGATGGTAATGGAGTTCTTGATTTTTACGAGTTTAATCAAATGATGGCTTGA